The genomic region TTTTGTTTTTCACCTAATGAAATATTTAAATTTTGAAAATCTACTTTTTTATCTAAATTGTTTATATTTAGCATAGAGATTATCTCTTCTAAATAGTTAGAATCTTCTGCATTATTAAATATAATATTTGTTTTAACATCTCCCTCAAAAAGATATATTGGATTATATAAATACGAACAATTCTTAATAAAGTCTTTAGAAAAATAAAATACAGAATTCTTATTATTTTTTTTGATCATTTCAGGTGAAGATATTTGAGTTAATAAATTAAAAATAGTTGTTTTTCCAGCTCCATTTTTTCCTTTTATAATATATAATCCATTCCTTTTATTTAATATAAAGTTTTCTATTTCTAATAATTTTTCTTTATTTTCCGTATATATTGAGCAATTCTTTATTTCTATAATATTATCTTTATTCTCATTCTCTAAGTTAATATTTTCTTTTTCTTTATAATTATAGAAATCATTTATTCTATTCAATATACCTTTGTTTGAATGTTTTTCCACAATCGCTTGAGCAATTTGACTTAATGGTTCAAAAAGCATACTTAAATATTGAGAAAACATTATTAAACTACCTAATGTCATTTTTTGTGAAATTACGTAATATGCACCAATACCCATTATTGTAAAAGAAGATAATGTATTTACAAACATCGGTACTTCTTTTCCAAAATTATACCAATAAGAATATTTTAATCTAATATTTTTCCATTCTTCTAATTTTTTTTCAAATATCTTTTCAAAGTATTGTTCTTTCTGATATAGATTAATATGAATTTTTCCTTCTATATTCTTATTTGCATTTGTAATAAATTCATCAGCTTTAATTCTTTCTAACTTTGAATATTGTTCTAATTTTTTCTTATTTATTCCCATTGAAAATACATATAAAGGTATAAATATTGCACTTATCAAAGATAAAATTGGATTTATAAAAAATAATATTATATATCCTGAAATTACTCTAAGTATTCCAATAGTTAAAGTTCCTAAATAAGTAACTACCACATTAGCATATGTTCCGCTATCTGAAATAAGATAATTTAATAATTGTCCTTTATCAAAATTTTTGTAATTATATTTTTTTATTTTAAAAATTTTTTTCAGTAATATTTTTTTTAATTTCACTGAAAAATATAACGGTATTTTATCCCATTGATACTTTAAGAAATAAAAAATATATGAATGTAAGAATACTGAAAATCCCAATCCCAAAAATAACCAAATTTTTAATTCTTTAATATTATTAGCACTTATAATATTATCAATTAAATATTTAGTGAATATCGGAAAGATATAATATAAACATATACCAATAAACGAAAAAAATACCAATTGTATTATTTTAATTAAATTTTTTTTTCTTTAAAATCTAGAATTTTTCTCATTATTTATTGCCTCCTCATAATACAACTTTATCAAGTCATTCAAAATATATTTTTCTGGTATACATTTTTTAAGTTTTTTCGTTTCTAGTAAAAAACATCCACCCATACACCATGGTAACACTTTACAATTTAAACATTCTCCTGAAAATGGATTTCTTAATATTTTTTTATAATAATTCTTTTCATTCAAATTCAAATCTCCATTATTATCAATATATCCCATTTCAAAAGTCTTGTCATTTTCACTAGACGTACAATGATATAGTGTACCGTTTGTTTCAACTAGAAAGGTATTTATTCTATCAAAACCACAATTATAACCTTTTATATCATAAAATGGAACTTTTTTTCCATATTTTAATAAAGTTTTATATATTTTTAATAACACTTTGGAATACTCTTTAATATCCTTATAAAAAATATCTTCATTGGTATAATTTATATCAAATTTTTTTGCTTCATTAAAATGTAGCATTACATTTTCTTTAGATAAAATTTTATATTTTTTTAACTCATAAAGATAATTTTCTATATTTTCATTATTTTTATTTATATTTAATCTTAAAATTATATCTACTTCAGGCCATATATCAAGAAGTAATAAAATATTTTTTATAATTTGGTCATATGTACCTTCTTTATTTCTTAATATTCTGCTCTTATTATGTTGCTTTTTATCCCCATCTAAAGTGATCTGGATTGTTTTTATTTTGGTATTTTTTAGTTTTAATATATTGTTTTTAGTTAGTAAAAAACCATTTGTTGTTAAATTACTAAAAAAATTTATATCTTTATAGTTGTCTTGGATATAATTTTCTATTTCAATTATTGCATTAAGATTTAATAATGGTTCTCCACCAAACCAATGGATATTGAGAATATCTATATTATTTTCTAATACTGTTTTATCTATCCATTTCTTTATAGAGTTTATTGTGTTATCTTCCATCATTTTTTTATTATGACTTTGATAACAATAACTACATAAAAAATTACAATCATTTGTAGTTTTAATTGTTAGAGAATATATTTTATTATCAAATTTATTTTTATTATGTATATAATGCAATCTATCCATTTCATCTAATTCTTTGTTTATCCACATACCATATTCTATAAATTTTTCCTCTATTTCTGAATTTTCAATAAAAAAATTTTTGTAATTCTCATAATATTCCTCATTTAATTCAAGCATTCCATGGGTGTATGTATTAAAAATAATCCAATTATCATCTTTTTTTATTTCAACATTAAATTTTGAATGTTTATATTTTTGAGATTTATTTTTTATCTTATCCATAATGTCACCTCACTAACCTAATTTTATATATAATATATATTGTATTATAAAACCTCATATTGCTATAATTTAAATATATTCCACAAATAACTGAGTATAAATATTTTTTGGTATTCATAAGTTATTTTTACTCTGAAAATTCATGTTGAATTTGAGAATTGATTGAATCAGTTTTATATTTATCTTCATTATCACCTGCTAAAATAATATTTGTTGAGATTAATAAAAAGATAATAAGTAAAATCACTATTTTTTTCATCCCATCACCTCCACTGTTATTTTACTATTTCTAACATGGTTTTCAACCATTACTGTAATGTTAACAAAGCTCTATTTATAAGGGTTTTCTTTTTGCGATAAAATTACATTTCTGTTATAAAATTCATGTAACATTATTTTGTGAATTATATAATACTTTTTAATAGTTTATTTTATATACTAATTCTTTTTGTTTCACATTGTAAAAAATAGCAAAAATTTTGGTTTTAAATTTTTGTGAAGTATGTAACTATTTGGTTGGTGATAATATATGAAGATTAATAATATGTTTCTTAAAAAGATTATATATAGTCGAATACGGAAGTTTTTCATAACCAATTATGAATTATATTGATTCTATTATTGAGAAGTTTTTAAGATTATAAAATAATACCCTGGCAATTCAGTTTGCCAGGGTATTATTTATAATTTACAGATTATTTTCTAAGGAAACTCTAAGGTTATTTTAAGGGGATTCTAAGTATAATAAGTTATTATATAGATGTCGAAAGAAAAATATAAAAAAATAACTTAAATTTTAGGAGGCGGTTTATATGAAAAAAAGTTTATTAGTAGGAATAGTGGCATTGATTTTAGTAGTAGTATCATTTGCAGGTGGTTTTTTTAATAATCCAAGCGCAGCAGTATCTACTTTACCAGTTGAAACATTATCAGCAAGTGAGACTGAAGGATTATTATTAATGAGAGAGGAAGAAAAATTAGCAAGGGATGTTTATTTAACATTGTATGATACATGGGGTATTCAAACATTTTACAATATAGCGCAAGCAGAACAAACACATATGAATGCAGTAAAAAGTATTTTGGATAAATATGATTTACAAGACCCAATAACAGATTATACAGTTGGAGTTTTTAATAATGAAGAATTACAAAAATTATATTATGATTTAGTAGCAGAAGGTCAAAAATCAGTTATAGATGCTTTAAAGGTAGGAGCAACAATAGAAGATTTGGATATATATGATTTAAATAAATTATTAAAAGAAACAGACAATCAAGATATAAAATTAGTATATGAAAATTTAATATCCGGATCAGAAAGTCACATGAGAGCATTTGCGGGTCAATTAGATAGATATAATGTAACATATTCAGCCCAATACATAACCAATGAAGAATTACAAGAAATTTTAAATGGAAACAATGGCTCATCTTCTAATAATTCTAGTTCAAAAGGCTATGGAAATAAAGGTAGAAGAAGATAAAAATATTATAGAAAATAATAAAAGAGGTTTCGGAATATCCGAAACCTTTTTTAATTAATATATATATTTTAATCTATAATAATTTTCTCCAGAGATTACATATAATGTATCTTCTTTATTTAATTTATATGGGTTTTCATTAACTTTAACTTCTGTGCCTAATAATTCGCTTATTTCTTTTGCTTTTTCTTCACATCCTATATGACTTTCAAAACCTTCTTTAATTCCATGTTTTAATTCTTCCAAAGAAATTCTTTCAACTCTTAAATCTTCAACTGGTTTTACTAATATCAAATCTAAATCAACCTTATCTGAAATGTATTTAGCCATAATATCCCTCCCTGATTTGGTATTTTACAATTCTATTATACCATAGTTAAAACTTTAAATCAAATTAGATAAATCAAATTCTAACTGTATATCTAACGGTTCTCTCTCATAAATCTCTCTAATTATTACTTTTGAATATAAATATCAAAATCTATTTTTATAGATACTTTGCTATTTGTGCAGCTAATTTTGCATTATTATATACCAGCTGTATATTTGAAGCTAAACTTTCACCACCAGTAATTTCTTTAATTTTAGCTAATAAGAAAGGTGTTGTTTCTTTTCCTTTTATTCCTAACTTTTCAGCTTCTTTTAATGCTTCTTCAATTGCCTTGGTTATGACTTCATAATCCATTTGATATTCTTCAGGTATTGGATTAGCTATAACAGCTCCACCTTTTAAATTAAGATCCCATTTTACTTTTAAAAAATTTGCAATTTCTTCTGGTGAATCTAATCTGAAGTTTACATTAAATCCGCTTTTTCTTGTATAAAATGCCGGCAGTTCAACTGTTTGATATCCGATAACAGGAACACCAAAAGTTTCTAAATATTCTAAAGTTAATCCAAGATCTAATATAGATTTTGCTCCAGCACAAACTACAGCTACGTTTGTATTTGCTAATTCTTGAAGATCTGCTGAAATATCAAAAGTTTCCTGTGCATTTCTATGAACTCCACCTATACCTCCTGTAGCAAAAACTTTTATTCCAGCTAATGCTGCTATGATCATTGTACCAGCAACAGTTGTTGCACCATCTAGTTTTTTTGAAACAACATATGGAATATCTCTTCTACTAACCTTTATAACTTCTCTTCCTTTTTTTCCTAAATATTCTATTTCTTCCTTATTTAAACCTGCTTTTAATTTTCCGTTTATAATAGCAATAGTTGCAGGAACTGCACCATTTTCTCTAACAATTTGTTCTACATTTAATGCAGTTTCAACATTTTGAGGATAAGGCATTCCATGTGAAATGATGGTTGACTCTAAAGCAACAACTGGCTTTTTTGATTCTAATGCTTCTTTTACTTCTTCAGAAATAACTAAATATTCATTTAACATATTTCCATCTCCTTTATTATTTTTTTTATATTTTCAACATTTAAATCTTCAGATATTGTATTTTTAGATTGCAAAGCTATTATAGAAGCACCTATTGCAAAAGAACCAGAATATTTTAAATCATAATCATTCAAATAAGAATAAACTAATGCTGCGGTAAAAGCATCTCCTGCACCAGTTGCATTAGTTACTTTAATTTTCGGAGACTCTATCTTTATTATTTCTTTTTCATTTGCACAAATTATCCCATTTTCTCCCATAGTTAAAAACACCTGTTTTACACCTTTATCGATTAATACTTCACATGCTTTTTGAGCATCATTTTCATCATTAATTTTTATATTTGTTAAAATTTCGGCTTCTAACTTATTAGGTTTTATTGTATGAAATCTTCCTATAATATCTTTTACTTTTTCTGTTTTAGTAGTTGAAACTGTATCTAAGAAAATAGGATTTTTATATGTTTCTAATAAGTATTCAATACTTTCTTTAGGTAAATTTGTATCCAATATCAGAACTTCACTATTTAGTATTATACCCTTTCTTGATTTAAAAAAATCAATTGTTAGTTCATCGCAAATATCCATATGGGATATAGCAACTTCCATATCTCTGTCATTATTTAATATGGCTAAATATATAGATGTTTGATTTTTTGAAGATATTAGAGAATTTCCTATATCGATACCAATTTCTTTAGAATGTTTTATAATTTTTTCTCCATATATATCGTTACCAATAGCTGTAATAAATTTTACATTTAAATCTAATTTCGCCAAATTTTCTGCAATATTTCTTCCAACCCCGCCTAATGACATATTTACAACACCTGGATTAGAATCTTTTGATATAAGATCATTCTTTGGAAAGCCAGTTATATCGATATTTGATCCACCTATTACAAGAACATAATTATTTTTATTTACAATATAACCTCTTCCAAGTATATACCCTTTTTTAATTAAATTAGTTATATGTATTGCTACAGAAGATCTTGCAATATTTAAAATGGATGCTATTTCTTCTTGAGAAATAAAAGGATTATCTTTTATAAGCTTTAAAATTTCTTTTTCTCTATCCGTCATTTTATCACCTAACTTTTGTTTAATTTATAAACAATTTTATAATATCACAAATAGAATAATTTTTCAAGTAGTTCAAATAAATTATTATTTCTAAGGATTTTTTAAGTATATTCTAAGTTTATTTTAAGGGTTAAAGGTTATTATATCAGTGTCATAAAAAGATAAAATGAATGGAGGAGATATTATGAGAGGTTATTATCCAGGTTATCATACATTTGGCAGTTTTTTCGGAATTGGTTATGGTTGGATAGGAATGATTGTTATAGGTGTAATAATATTTATAGTTTTGTATTTATTATTTAAAGGTAGTTCTAGAAGAAATAAAGATTATTATTTTTCAGAAATGCAAGAAAAAAAAGACAAAGCATTAGAAATATTAAATGAAAAATTTGTAAAAGGCGAAATTGATGAAGAAGAATATTTAAGAAAAAAGAAATTAATAAAAGATTAGGAGATGATTATTTCATTAATATATAAAATAAAGCCCTTTAACAGGGCTTTATTTTATAATTTCTAGATATTTTTCATTATCATATGATACAATATTAAGCTTTTCTTTTAATTTATCCAATACTTTCTCTTTATCCTCATTAAATTCAGATATTATTTTCATTGCTTGTTCAAGACGTAAGGGATGTTTTTCTGTAATATCCAAAATTGCTTCTATTGAATTTTTATATCTACTAATATCAAATTCTCCTTCCTCTCTAAAAGCTATTGATGAAGAATTTGGGATTATTTTTAATGCATAAGCTAAAGATTCTTGATCAGGAATTTTTACCCATTTTTCAACAGGTGGCCTTACTGGTACATTAATAAACACTTTTTCAGGAATTGGATTTATTGATTTTATAATTTCAGCAATTTTTTCAATATCTTCTTTTGAATCATTAACATCTTTTATTAACATTATTTCAACCCATATTTTTCCTTTAAAATTTTTTGCGAATATTTTCAAACCATTTATTATTTCATTATATTCTACATTCATAATAGGTCTATTTATCAACTTATATTTTTTCTCATCTGGTGCATCAATACTTGGTAGAATCAAATCAACATCCATTAATTCCTCTCGGACTTCTTCAAGATAAAATAAAGAGCCATTAGTAACAACTGCAATTTTATACTTGTTTTGGTAAGTATCTCTAATCCATTTTATAATATCTCCTATTCCTGAATGTAAAGTTGGCTCTCCATCACCTACAAAAGTTATATAATCTATAGGTATATTACTAGTTTTAATTGCATAATTCAATTCTTCAATAATACTTTTTGTTGGTATATATTCTTTCCTTTCATTTGTAAAATTAGTTGTTTTACCTAATTGACAATAGATACAAGAATAATTACATGTTTTTAATGGTGTTAAATTTATTCCTAATGAATTTCCCAATCTTCTTGAAGGTACTGGCCCAAATACATTACCCATCATTTCACCTCATTCACAATATATATTTAATACATATATATTATATCATAATTTTTATGCTATAATAAATTAAAATATGTAATTAGGTGATATTATGAAAAAATCCATTATTTATATTTTACTGGCTTCTATACTCATGGGAAGCACATTTCCCATACAAAAAATTGGTTTATTAAATGTTGATCCTTTAACTTATATTTTTCTAAGATTTTTAATTGCCACATTTTTATCTTTTCTTATTTTTAAAAAGAATGATATCTTTCATTCTTTTATTTTAGGATTAGTTCTTTCTGTGGGATATATTTCTCAAATTATTGGGATCAAATATACAACTGCATCGAAATCTGGTTTTATTGTTTCGCAATACATCATTTTTATCCCTATATTTTCCTACATTATAGAAAAGGAAAAAATAACTAAATATCAATCTGTAGGATTTCTTTTTTCCATAATAGGTTCTTATTTATTATCTGGTGGAATAAGCGGTTTCAATTTTGGTGATTTATTAATGTTTATTTGTGCAATAAGTTTTGCTTTACATATTGTTTTGATTACTAAGTTTAGTAAAATAGTTGATGAAAAACATTTATTGAGTTTTCAATTTTTGACTGTAACTGTTATTAGTTTTATAGCTCTTCTTATTTTCAAAAAAAGCATCTATGTAACTCCTGTATCATTTCTTACAATTTTTTATACAGCAATCGTTGGAAGTATTATAGTAATCTATTTGCAGCTAAAATATCAAAAAAATATAGGAAGCAATCTAACTGCAATATTATTTTTATCACAACCTATTTTTTCTGCACTTCTATCTTTTATCTTATTAAAAGAATCATTTACATTTAAACAAATAATTGGTTCTTCTATTTTGTTATTTGGAATTATAATATCTAATTTTTCAAATAAAAAAAACTAATCATGCAGATACATGATTAGTCAGACTGTTGATAAAGTATTTTCTAAAAAAATAATATGAACGAATACTTGAAAATTCCCGAAAAAATATGAATGAAGGCGGATAAAATCACATGGATGTGATTTTAAGAGAAATCAATCAGGATGTGCGTTTGAGCGACCGCCGAGAATGAATATTTTTGAGGATTTAGAATTTTCCGTATGAGTGAATATTATTTTTGAAAATACTTTGTATTTAATTATAAAGTTTGTCTACAAACTAACTGATCATGCAGATACATGATTAGTTTTTATTAGTTTTTAATTGTTTAACTGTTTTTTCAGAATTTTATTTAAATAATTTTCTTTAGCTAATATTTCAATTTCATATCCATTTTCCAATTGTTTTTGTTTTCTAATACCTATATCATTCTTTAGTTTTTCAATCTTCCACATATTATTGAATTCAATAAAGACTTTAGTTGACTTTATAACATTAAACTCTAATAACTTATCTTCTAGTTTTAAAAGAAACTCATGAACACTTTCTTTAGATTTTGCACTTACCAACAAAGCATTTGGATATAATGTTTTTATATGTTGTATTTTCTCAAAGGAGAGTTTGTCAATTTTATTAAAAACGACAATTCTGGGAATCTCTTCTTTTAATATATCATTTATTATGTTATCTACAACTCGCATCTTATCTTCAAAATTTTCTTCACTAATATCTATTAATTCTATTATTACATCTGCATAATTAATTTCATCTAATGTGGATTTAAATGATTCTACTAATTCTACAGGTAATTTTCTAATAAATCCAACTGTATCAGAAAATATTGCTGACAATCCTGAAGGGAAATGAATTTTTCTTGAGAGTGTAGAAAGTGTAGAAAATAATTTTTGTGAAACCAAAATTTTCTCATCTTCAGATAATGCTTTTAATAACGTAGATTTACCTGCACTTGTATAACCTAATATTGAAATTTGTGGGATATATGATTCATTTCTTTTTTTATTTTTAACTTCTCTAACTTGTTCTAAAGATTTTAATTGCTTTTTTAAATAATTAATTCTATCTTTTATATTACGTCTTCTATATTCTAATAATGTTTCACCAGAACCTCTGGTTCCAGTTCCTGTACCTCTTGCACCTCCACCTATTCTTGAAAGTTCTTTACCTAAACCTATTAATTTTGGTAATTCATATGTCAATGTAGCTAATTCTACTTGCAATTTTGATTCTGCAGTTCGAGCATTTCTTTTAAAAATTTCAAGTATTACCTCATTTCTATCTACAATCTTAATTTCTTCTCCTAATTGTTCTTGAATATTTTTTCTTTGAGAGTTAAAAAGAGAATCATTAAAAACAATTACATCTGCGTTATATGCTTTAACGATCTCTAACATTTCTTGGAATTTACCTTTACCCAAATAAAACTTTTTGTCTATATGATTCCTATTTTGATATATCTCAGTCAATATTTTAATACCTATATTTTCACATAATAATTTTAATTCTTCGATTTGCTTATCAAAGTCTTTTTCACCTATATTAACAGCTACTATTATTCCATTTAAAAATTCGTTCGTATTAATCTCCTCCTCTAACTTTTATATAATTTATTATACCAGAAAACATAATATATTATGCTTGAATTTTATAATATAAAGGAGTATAATTTATATGTAAATAAAATAATCAAATTTATAATTCCTATAGGAGGGAAAAATATGAGTAAAAAAAGAATATTTTTTATATCATTTTTATTATTAATCTTATCTTTTAGTTTAGTAGGATGTTTCTCTGAGAAAGTCCCTTCTGCTACAAAAAATGTTTCTTTAGATGTATTATTAACGGATAGACCTGTTAGTGACATTGATGAACTTCATGTATTTATTAAAGATATATACTTTACTTATGAATTAAATGGAGAAAGTTTTGAGTCAACTCCAGTAACTATAAACAAGGATTATGATATTTTGAGTTTAGCAGGAACAGAAGTAACTTTGTTTTCACTGGATATTCCAGAAGGATCTGAATTAGGTACTATACATATGGATGTTGAACAGGAAGCTACAGTTATAATAACAAATAATAATTATACCGCAACTGTTGCAGCTAATGGGAAATTGGTTATTCCAAATGCTGGAATAGATGTTAATGCTGATGGTGAATTAGTAATTGATTTTGATGCAGCTAGTTCTTTAAAACAAATTGGTAATACAAACAATTACAAACTTATTCCTGTATTAAAACCATCATTCCGAAGGAAGAATTCTACTGATATATTTGCTATAAAAGGAAAAGTTTTAGATGTTTCTGAAAATCCTGTTAGCAAAGCCATAATTACTTTGTCCGCTACAATAACAAATGAGCCGACCATTATAAGAGTAAGTTTAACAAATAAAGATGGAGAATTTTATTTAGGAAAACATGAAAACGGAAAATATGATATAAATCTTTATACAAACGTAATTTTACCAGAAGATGGAGAAATTAATTTTGATTCTTTGGCTTCAGATTATTCTACAACTTTATATATAAACAGTGAAGATGTGAATATAACCATAAATTTAAATCAATAATAAAGTTTAAAAGACTGGCTCCAGCCAGTCTTTTAATTTAATAAACAGCTATATATCCATCTGCTCTTTTTTCAGTTCCTGCTACATAACTTTTACCATTTTTAATTATTATTTGACCTCTTCCGAATGGCCCGGAACTTAAAGAAATTTTTATGTCGTGGCCTTTTCTTTCTAAATTTTCAGCAACATATGTTGGAAAATCTTTTTCTATTAATATCGTTTTTTTCTCAATCCATTGCCATCTTGGAGCATCTAACGCAGCTTGAGGATTTAAGTTTTTATCAATCATATTTAATATAACCTGTAAATGTCCCTGTGGTTGCATAAATCCCCCCATTACTCCAAATGGTCCAATTGGTTGATTATCTTTAGTGATAAATCCAGGTATAATTGTATGATATGGCTTTTTTCTTGGTTCTAAATAATTTATATGATTTTTATTCAATGAAAAACTATGTCCTCTATTTTGAAGAGCAATGCCTGTTTCAGGAACTACAATACCAGAACCAAATCCCATATAATTACTTTGGATAAAAGAAACCATATTTCCCCATTTGTCTGCTGTTGCTAAATAAACAGTGTTAGACGCTGGTATCTTTCCAGGTGTTGGAATTATAGCATTATTAGAAATCAATTTTGCTCTTTCTTTAGCATAATTTTCTGATAACATTTCTTCTAATTTTACCTTCATTTTAGTTATATCAGTTATATATTCTTTTCCATCTATAAAAGCTAATTTTAAAGCTTCTATTGATTTATGATAAAATTCATAATCAGAATTTATCTCTAAGTTTTTATAAATGTTCAACGCCATTAAAGTGATTATTCCTTGGACATTTGGTGGTAATTCCCATATATCATATCCTTTATAATTTACACTTATTGGTTCTACTAAATTATTTTTAAATTCAGCGAAATCATTATAATTAAAATATCCACCATATTTTTTAGAAAATTCAATGATCTTTTTAGTTATTGAACCATTATAAAACTCTTCAGCATTAGACTCTGCAATTAATTCTAATGTTTTTGCATGGTAAGGAAGTCTTACTATTTCTCCAGGTTTAGGCGCATCATCTCCAAATGTTTCAAACCAATATTTAAAAACTTCTCCTTTTAATTTTTCCTTATAAATTTTATTTGCTCTATTCCAGTAATAAGAAACTGTTGGTGAAACTGGATACCCTTCTAAAG from Marinitoga aeolica harbors:
- a CDS encoding ABC transporter transmembrane domain-containing protein, translating into MVFFSFIGICLYYIFPIFTKYLIDNIISANNIKELKIWLFLGLGFSVFLHSYIFYFLKYQWDKIPLYFSVKLKKILLKKIFKIKKYNYKNFDKGQLLNYLISDSGTYANVVVTYLGTLTIGILRVISGYIILFFINPILSLISAIFIPLYVFSMGINKKKLEQYSKLERIKADEFITNANKNIEGKIHINLYQKEQYFEKIFEKKLEEWKNIRLKYSYWYNFGKEVPMFVNTLSSFTIMGIGAYYVISQKMTLGSLIMFSQYLSMLFEPLSQIAQAIVEKHSNKGILNRINDFYNYKEKENINLENENKDNIIEIKNCSIYTENKEKLLEIENFILNKRNGLYIIKGKNGAGKTTIFNLLTQISSPEMIKKNNKNSVFYFSKDFIKNCSYLYNPIYLFEGDVKTNIIFNNAEDSNYLEEIISMLNINNLDKKVDFQNLNISLGEKQKIHMARVLYFSKNKSILLLDEPLSNLDYKTKENIKKYLSKIKKEKIILVVSHENLFDDIADKIYNIIDNKFLEERKEVVE
- a CDS encoding radical SAM/SPASM domain-containing protein, which encodes MDKIKNKSQKYKHSKFNVEIKKDDNWIIFNTYTHGMLELNEEYYENYKNFFIENSEIEEKFIEYGMWINKELDEMDRLHYIHNKNKFDNKIYSLTIKTTNDCNFLCSYCYQSHNKKMMEDNTINSIKKWIDKTVLENNIDILNIHWFGGEPLLNLNAIIEIENYIQDNYKDINFFSNLTTNGFLLTKNNILKLKNTKIKTIQITLDGDKKQHNKSRILRNKEGTYDQIIKNILLLLDIWPEVDIILRLNINKNNENIENYLYELKKYKILSKENVMLHFNEAKKFDINYTNEDIFYKDIKEYSKVLLKIYKTLLKYGKKVPFYDIKGYNCGFDRINTFLVETNGTLYHCTSSENDKTFEMGYIDNNGDLNLNEKNYYKKILRNPFSGECLNCKVLPWCMGGCFLLETKKLKKCIPEKYILNDLIKLYYEEAINNEKNSRF
- a CDS encoding DUF2202 domain-containing protein, coding for MKKSLLVGIVALILVVVSFAGGFFNNPSAAVSTLPVETLSASETEGLLLMREEEKLARDVYLTLYDTWGIQTFYNIAQAEQTHMNAVKSILDKYDLQDPITDYTVGVFNNEELQKLYYDLVAEGQKSVIDALKVGATIEDLDIYDLNKLLKETDNQDIKLVYENLISGSESHMRAFAGQLDRYNVTYSAQYITNEELQEILNGNNGSSSNNSSSKGYGNKGRRR
- a CDS encoding STIV orfB116 family protein; translated protein: MAKYISDKVDLDLILVKPVEDLRVERISLEELKHGIKEGFESHIGCEEKAKEISELLGTEVKVNENPYKLNKEDTLYVISGENYYRLKYIY
- a CDS encoding pseudouridine-5'-phosphate glycosidase yields the protein MLNEYLVISEEVKEALESKKPVVALESTIISHGMPYPQNVETALNVEQIVRENGAVPATIAIINGKLKAGLNKEEIEYLGKKGREVIKVSRRDIPYVVSKKLDGATTVAGTMIIAALAGIKVFATGGIGGVHRNAQETFDISADLQELANTNVAVVCAGAKSILDLGLTLEYLETFGVPVIGYQTVELPAFYTRKSGFNVNFRLDSPEEIANFLKVKWDLNLKGGAVIANPIPEEYQMDYEVITKAIEEALKEAEKLGIKGKETTPFLLAKIKEITGGESLASNIQLVYNNAKLAAQIAKYL
- a CDS encoding PfkB family carbohydrate kinase translates to MTDREKEILKLIKDNPFISQEEIASILNIARSSVAIHITNLIKKGYILGRGYIVNKNNYVLVIGGSNIDITGFPKNDLISKDSNPGVVNMSLGGVGRNIAENLAKLDLNVKFITAIGNDIYGEKIIKHSKEIGIDIGNSLISSKNQTSIYLAILNNDRDMEVAISHMDICDELTIDFFKSRKGIILNSEVLILDTNLPKESIEYLLETYKNPIFLDTVSTTKTEKVKDIIGRFHTIKPNKLEAEILTNIKINDENDAQKACEVLIDKGVKQVFLTMGENGIICANEKEIIKIESPKIKVTNATGAGDAFTAALVYSYLNDYDLKYSGSFAIGASIIALQSKNTISEDLNVENIKKIIKEMEIC
- a CDS encoding SHOCT domain-containing protein, whose translation is MRGYYPGYHTFGSFFGIGYGWIGMIVIGVIIFIVLYLLFKGSSRRNKDYYFSEMQEKKDKALEILNEKFVKGEIDEEEYLRKKKLIKD
- a CDS encoding radical SAM protein — its product is MGNVFGPVPSRRLGNSLGINLTPLKTCNYSCIYCQLGKTTNFTNERKEYIPTKSIIEELNYAIKTSNIPIDYITFVGDGEPTLHSGIGDIIKWIRDTYQNKYKIAVVTNGSLFYLEEVREELMDVDLILPSIDAPDEKKYKLINRPIMNVEYNEIINGLKIFAKNFKGKIWVEIMLIKDVNDSKEDIEKIAEIIKSINPIPEKVFINVPVRPPVEKWVKIPDQESLAYALKIIPNSSSIAFREEGEFDISRYKNSIEAILDITEKHPLRLEQAMKIISEFNEDKEKVLDKLKEKLNIVSYDNEKYLEIIK
- a CDS encoding DMT family transporter; amino-acid sequence: MKKSIIYILLASILMGSTFPIQKIGLLNVDPLTYIFLRFLIATFLSFLIFKKNDIFHSFILGLVLSVGYISQIIGIKYTTASKSGFIVSQYIIFIPIFSYIIEKEKITKYQSVGFLFSIIGSYLLSGGISGFNFGDLLMFICAISFALHIVLITKFSKIVDEKHLLSFQFLTVTVISFIALLIFKKSIYVTPVSFLTIFYTAIVGSIIVIYLQLKYQKNIGSNLTAILFLSQPIFSALLSFILLKESFTFKQIIGSSILLFGIIISNFSNKKN